In one window of Calypte anna isolate BGI_N300 chromosome 1, bCalAnn1_v1.p, whole genome shotgun sequence DNA:
- the FAM131B gene encoding protein FAM131B, whose product MGCIGSRTVGNEVIAVDWKGLKDVDQINMDSTSSLHGSSFHRPSAEQTRTDFSWDGINLSMEDTTSILPKLKRNSNAYGIGALAKSSFSGISRSMKDHVTKPTAMGQGRVAHMIEWQGWGKANSQQQQHTQDTARKDADAYSDLSDGEKEARFLAGVMEQFAISEATLMAWSSMDGEDVSVNSNQDNTAGNYSENYQELMESQEHMAQTQYDSWPHSYVSQGMYCLGSSDAWETSDQSLIASPATGSYLGQNFDESQTNLQEMWPLQTAQGGGGAESSTYMEDHIEDEGNPRLEKAPLLSKKTSPEEDDAVCRDLESLSPREEMEHAALSRKVSDVTSSGVQSFDEEEGETNN is encoded by the exons GAAACGAAGTGATCGCAGTAGACTGGAAGGGACTAAAAGATGTGGACCAAATCAACATGGATAGCACCAGTTCACTGCATGGCAGCAGTTTCCATCGACCTTCTGCTGAG cAAACACGGACAGATTTCTCCTGGGATGGTATCAAT ctCTCCATGGAAGATACAACCTCCATCCTCCCCAAGCTGAAACGCAACTCCAATGCTTATGGGATTGGGGCTTTGGCTAAATCATCTTTCTCTG GGATATCTCGCAGCATGAAGGACCATGTCACAAAGCCAACAGCTATGGGCCAAGGCCGTGTGGCTCACATGATTGAATGGCAAGGCTGGGGCAAAGCtaacagccagcagcagcagcatacACAGGATACAGCACGCAAGGACGCTGATGCCTACTCAGACCTGAGTGATGGGGAAAAGGAGGCCCGGTTCCTTGCAG GAGTGATGGAGCAATTTGCTATTTCCGAGGCAACTCTCATGGCCTGGTCCTCCATGGATGGTGAGGATGTGAGTGTTAATTCAAATCAGGACAACACAGCAGGCAACTACTCTGAGAACTATCAGGAGCTAATGGAGAGCCAAG AGCATATGGCCCAGACGCAGTATGACAGCTGGCCTCATTCCTACGTCTCGCAGGGCATGTATTGCTTAGGTTCATCTGATGCCTGGGAGACCAGTGACCAGTCCCTCATTGCTTCCCCAGCAACTGGCTCCTACTTAGGCCAGAATTTTGATGAGTCCCAGACAAACCTTCAAGAGA TGTGGCCCTTGCAGACTGCGCAGGGTGGAGGTGGGGCTGAGTCCAGCACATACATGGAGGACCACATTGAGGATGAAGGGAACCCACGGCTGGAGAAGGCTCCTCTCCTAAGCAAGAAGACCTCTCCAGAGGAGGATGACGCGGTGTGCCGGGACCTGGAATCACTGTCTCCTCGTGAGGAGATGGAACATGCTGCACTGAGCCGCAAAGTCTCAGATGTCACCTCCTCTGGGGTCCAGTCCTTTGatgaggaagagggagaaacaaACAACTGA